From Pseudomonas vanderleydeniana, the proteins below share one genomic window:
- a CDS encoding PLP-dependent aminotransferase family protein, which translates to MALQLQELLLDALRRDGPTSLQRQIYEGIQAAILQGHLPVDARMPSTRGLAEQLNVSRVTTALVYERLINEGYLFSRSGSGTFVADTLPRSHRRSDRHEPLATAESLLSARGLGITARVTALARGAGAFVPGVADAQYFPFHIWRRLQNRYLKRNHAELAGYVEQGGYLPLREALCTYLYASRAVRCSPRQIIVTCGTHQSLDLLAKLLTDPGDTALVESPCHWGAPVVFSAAGLQCAALQLDEEGACLPDGETDARLAFVTPSHQYPTGRVMSLQRRRDWLSFAGARNLWLVEDGYDSEFRYDIDPLPAMQGLTSESRVIYLGTFSKVTFPGLRLSYLVVPDVLAEAFAKGMTQLYRPGFLATQAAMADFISEGHFASHIRRMRGVYAERRRLLKSSLETHFGQAIHYSHGQAGLHLAVRIGPPGTARKMLEQAGAFGLSLRGAYTLDPQADDGNLLVLGYGGIREGELDEAVQRLRALYEQCRS; encoded by the coding sequence ATGGCACTACAACTCCAGGAACTGCTGCTGGATGCGCTGCGGCGCGATGGTCCGACCAGCCTGCAACGGCAGATCTACGAAGGGATCCAGGCGGCGATCCTGCAAGGCCACTTGCCGGTCGATGCGCGGATGCCGTCGACCCGGGGCCTGGCCGAGCAACTGAATGTGTCGCGGGTCACCACGGCCCTGGTGTACGAGCGGTTGATCAACGAAGGCTACCTGTTCAGCCGTTCGGGCAGTGGTACCTTCGTTGCCGATACCTTGCCGCGCAGTCATCGGCGCAGCGACCGGCATGAGCCGCTCGCGACAGCCGAGAGCCTGTTGTCGGCGCGGGGGCTGGGTATCACCGCCCGGGTCACCGCGCTGGCCCGTGGCGCTGGAGCGTTCGTCCCGGGAGTGGCGGATGCGCAGTATTTTCCCTTCCACATCTGGCGCCGCCTGCAGAACCGCTACCTCAAGCGCAACCACGCCGAGCTGGCCGGCTATGTCGAACAGGGTGGCTACCTGCCGTTGCGCGAGGCGCTGTGCACCTACCTGTACGCCTCGCGGGCGGTCCGCTGCAGCCCCCGGCAGATCATCGTCACTTGCGGTACCCACCAGTCGCTGGACCTGCTGGCCAAGCTGCTGACCGATCCGGGCGACACCGCACTGGTGGAGAGTCCGTGCCACTGGGGGGCACCGGTGGTGTTCTCCGCCGCCGGCCTGCAGTGCGCGGCGCTGCAACTGGACGAAGAGGGCGCGTGCCTGCCCGACGGCGAGACCGATGCCCGCCTGGCGTTCGTCACCCCATCGCACCAGTACCCGACGGGCCGGGTCATGAGCCTGCAGCGTCGGCGTGATTGGTTGTCCTTTGCCGGGGCACGTAATCTCTGGCTGGTGGAAGACGGCTATGACAGCGAGTTTCGCTACGACATCGACCCCTTGCCGGCCATGCAGGGCTTGACCAGCGAGAGCCGGGTCATCTATCTCGGCACCTTCAGCAAGGTGACGTTTCCCGGTCTGCGTCTCAGCTACCTGGTGGTGCCCGACGTGCTGGCCGAGGCCTTCGCCAAGGGCATGACCCAACTCTATCGTCCGGGCTTCCTGGCGACGCAGGCCGCGATGGCCGACTTCATCAGCGAAGGCCACTTCGCCAGCCACATTCGGCGAATGCGCGGTGTCTATGCCGAGCGCCGGCGCCTGTTGAAGTCGTCCCTGGAGACGCACTTCGGCCAGGCCATTCACTACAGCCACGGCCAGGCCGGCCTGCATCTGGCCGTGCGCATCGGCCCACCCGGCACGGCCAGGAAAATGCTCGAACAGGCCGGCGCATTCGGCCTGAGCCTGCGGGGTGCCTACACCCTCGACCCACAGGCCGATGATGGCAACCTGCTGGTGCTGGGTTACGGCGGGATCAGGGAGGGCGAGTTGGATGAGGCGGTCCAGCGGTTAAGGGCACTCTATGAACAGTGCCGTAGCTGA
- a CDS encoding 2-hydroxyacid dehydrogenase, with the protein MCILYMAWPSDAEQWRAAFARLAPELEFRLAPDIGDPGDVRYLIAWESSADLIERFPNLRVLYSAGAGVDQFDLSLLPAHVPLVRLVDPAMASIMTEYVQFAVLALHRDILSYRAQQTARVWAELPIIPAARRRVGVMGIGNLGLAVLERLHPLGFQLSGWNRSEKAVPGGRCYVGMEQLPAFLAQCDILINLLPLTPQTTGILNRERLDCLPMGAGLVNVGRGAHLVEADVVRALDEGRLGGAILDVFEQEPPPPEHPFWSHPKVLMTPHVASTVQIDGAVSVILENLRRERRGDALLNVVDRSRGY; encoded by the coding sequence ATGTGTATTCTCTACATGGCGTGGCCCAGCGACGCCGAGCAATGGCGGGCGGCTTTCGCCCGGCTGGCCCCGGAACTCGAGTTTCGCCTGGCGCCGGATATCGGTGACCCCGGCGATGTCCGTTACCTGATCGCCTGGGAATCCTCCGCTGACCTGATCGAACGCTTCCCCAACCTGCGGGTGCTTTATTCGGCTGGCGCTGGCGTCGACCAGTTCGACCTGTCGCTCTTGCCGGCCCATGTCCCGCTGGTCCGGCTGGTCGATCCGGCGATGGCGAGCATCATGACCGAATACGTGCAATTCGCGGTCCTGGCCCTGCATCGGGATATCCTCAGCTATCGTGCGCAGCAGACAGCCCGCGTCTGGGCCGAGTTGCCGATCATTCCGGCCGCCCGGCGCCGTGTCGGCGTGATGGGCATCGGCAACCTGGGACTGGCGGTGCTCGAGCGCCTGCATCCGCTGGGCTTTCAGCTCAGCGGCTGGAATCGTAGCGAGAAGGCCGTGCCGGGCGGGCGCTGCTACGTCGGCATGGAACAGTTGCCGGCGTTCCTGGCGCAGTGCGACATCCTCATCAACCTGCTGCCGCTGACGCCGCAGACCACCGGCATTCTCAACCGTGAGCGGCTCGATTGCCTGCCGATGGGCGCCGGCCTGGTGAATGTCGGCCGGGGCGCGCACCTGGTCGAGGCCGATGTCGTTCGCGCACTGGATGAGGGCCGGCTGGGTGGGGCGATCCTGGATGTGTTCGAGCAGGAGCCGCCGCCGCCGGAGCATCCGTTCTGGTCGCACCCCAAGGTGCTCATGACACCCCATGTCGCCAGCACCGTGCAGATCGACGGCGCCGTCTCGGTGATCCTCGAGAACCTGCGGCGCGAGCGTCGCGGTGATGCGCTGCTCAATGTGGTCGACCGCTCCAGGGGGTACTGA
- a CDS encoding GlxA family transcriptional regulator — translation MNNIKRTFSPTFQDRNFQYLEQPRTRPSTRTIGFLLLDNFSLPCFTQALSVLKTANSIQPGSTRVHTFSYSNTEVMSDLAIPIRPDTPLTDVRLAGLDLMIICGGIQTPRTFPAWLSTLLQRLSKLSIALGGLWNGAWYLGQSGLLDGYRCAIHPEQRMALSEHFPNTSVTQENGVFDRDRITAATPAGAFKVMTQWLGIGCGQKLADAVVDLLDGDPSRFRSASSDQHRTLSGPIREIIALMEANLEETLSPEQLAFYAGLSTRQIQRLFKIHLDTTPQRYYLQLRVTEARRLIQHSAMPLIDVAIACGFATGSHFSKVYSDFFSYPPSRETRFELRA, via the coding sequence ATGAACAACATCAAGAGAACGTTCAGCCCGACCTTCCAGGACCGCAACTTCCAATACCTGGAACAACCCCGGACGCGCCCGTCGACACGGACCATCGGTTTCCTGCTGCTCGACAACTTCTCCCTGCCCTGCTTCACCCAGGCGCTGTCGGTGCTCAAGACCGCCAACTCGATCCAGCCGGGCAGCACCCGGGTCCACACCTTCAGCTACAGCAATACCGAGGTGATGAGCGACCTCGCGATCCCGATCCGCCCCGACACCCCGTTGACGGATGTACGGCTCGCCGGGCTGGACCTGATGATCATCTGCGGCGGTATCCAGACCCCCAGGACCTTTCCCGCATGGCTGAGCACGTTGCTGCAGAGGCTGTCGAAACTGTCGATCGCCCTCGGCGGACTGTGGAATGGCGCCTGGTACCTGGGCCAGTCCGGCCTGCTCGATGGCTATCGCTGCGCCATTCACCCGGAGCAGCGCATGGCCCTGTCCGAGCATTTCCCGAACACCAGCGTCACCCAGGAAAACGGCGTATTCGATCGGGACCGGATCACCGCCGCGACCCCGGCAGGCGCCTTCAAGGTGATGACCCAATGGCTCGGCATCGGCTGCGGACAGAAACTGGCGGATGCGGTGGTCGACCTGCTCGATGGCGACCCGTCGAGATTCCGTAGCGCCAGCTCGGACCAGCACCGCACACTCAGCGGCCCGATTCGCGAAATCATCGCGCTGATGGAGGCCAACCTCGAGGAGACCCTGAGCCCGGAGCAGCTGGCCTTCTACGCCGGACTGTCAACGCGGCAGATCCAGCGCCTGTTCAAGATCCACCTCGACACCACGCCGCAGCGCTACTACCTGCAACTGCGGGTGACCGAGGCCCGACGCCTGATCCAGCACTCGGCGATGCCGCTGATCGATGTGGCGATCGCTTGCGGATTCGCCACCGGCAGTCATTTCAGCAAGGTCTACAGCGACTTCTTCAGCTACCCGCCGTCACGGGAAACCCGCTTCGAACTCAGGGCCTGA